GGTGGTGCAGTTGCACTTCCATCTTATCGTCGACCGACGAGgagttgttattattgttgttgttcttGATGGCCATGTATTCGGCGGCCTGGTAGTCAACCATCTCTATGGAGCGTTTGGTGATCATCGAATACATGAACGACTCGGCCGAGGTCGGATATGTGACCTGGGCGCATCCGGAAGCGGGCATCTGCAACAGCTGTTGCATCGAGTACGGTGATGGGTGTCCGCCGCTACTGCTGCCGCCGTCGTCCTGCGACGAACACACCGTCATAGACTGCTGGAGCTGTGGCTGCTGGTGCTGTTGCTGATACGGGTTGTGCCGGTTTTGTTTCTTGTTCTGCCGCGGCCCGCGTCGGTTGCCCACCACGTCGATGACGATGTCGGGGTTCGGCGTGCCGTCTGGGTTGAGCGGCGTGGCCGGCCGGTGGTCGCGCTTCTTCAGGTGCTGCTTGAGGCTGTGCATGTACTTAGATGCGTAACCACAGTCGTAACACTGGAACTGGAACACGTTCGAATGCGACTTGAGGTGTGATTGGAGCATCGACTTGCTCACGCACTTGTAGTCGCAGTCCGGGCACGTGAACGGCTTGGCACCCGTGTGGTTCAGCAGGTGGTATTCGTAGTGGTGTTTCAGGTCGGTGGCGAACTCGCAGTTTGGGCACTCCAGCAACTGTTCAGGTTTAATGTGAGTGCGAATGTGTTTCCAGTACTGCACCTTTTCCGTACACTCCAGTCCACAGTGTTTGCACTTGTGCTTTTTCGGTTTTTGTtccttgttgttgttgttattgtggttattgttgttgttattccCACCAGTGCCAGACCCGTGACCAGACGGTTTCGGGATTTTCAGATCAAAGTCTTCGCACCCGGACAGGTCGCGGTAACTGGACGTCGGCGAGCTAGCCGTACTCCGGCCTTCCGAATCTTCTTGCAAGTGATCGGTGCCCGACTGGAGATGATTGGACGCGGCGTGATGGCTGAGGTGATGATGGTGATGGTGTTCAAGCGGACGTGCTAGGTCATACGGTGAATGGCTAATAATTGGCTGGTGTTCGttttccaaaaacatttttctgCAAAACGACAAAGAAACAAAACGTTTTTAATACATCCTATAAGCGTATATCGGTGTGACGTAGTGTATAACGTGCACGGCAGGCGAAATAATTCGTCGGATTGATTTTTAAGGGTCGCGAAGGggaaaaaatagaataaaagaGAAGTAAGAAGAAAGAAAAAAAGCCCCGGCGACTTTTAGGGCGCATGACGTcgtcgtgtatatatatatgagcaTCGAGAGGAGAGAGAAGCGATGATTGCCGGTATTGATTGGACCGGGGGGCGCAGTGTGAAAGAAGGCCAAGCGAGCGGGTAAAAAATCGTTTTCGCCGCAAGGGTCgagtttttcatttttgttttcacCGCCACGGTGTGCGCGGCGTGTGCGACGGCGGTGCGCGCGGGGCGGAAAAATGGCCGACCGTTCCCTGGACAAAACAAAAAGCCATAAAATAAATGCCTCTTCAAGCACGGGGCCCCTCTTTCTAATGAATAAGGGAAGGGGATGATCGGGATAGAAACCACCACCGCCGTGCATACTTTTTTCCTTCTTTTTTTCTACTACCGCCACCAACCCCCACATTTCACCACTCGGTACGTCGTCGTATTCCGCGTGTCCTACTCCTTTTTCTTTCTCGGAATCGTctccgtgtgtgtgtgtgtgtgtgtggtttcGAAGAAAATGGTTTTCATTTGGGGTGAAAGAAAAAAGAGATGGGCGAGAAGTGAGTGAGCAGAGGATAAATACGCACGCGAGGggaagaaaaaaataagtaaagaAAAGTGAGAGCTTTCTTGCTGaaaattgaacattatttttacgACTTATATTTTTCGGTTGGAAATTGGAATCTAccaaaaataactgtatatatgcATTCGGAATCTTAAATAAAACCTTCCAAAATTGTAGATTAGTTATTTATGAACCTGATGAAAAAAGAATGTAGCGATATTTAATTTCATGACGTATGCGTATTTGATAttgatgaatttatattatacctacaatataataggtatatattatttatatatatttgtatatttgtattaagtacctattatgtactttatttaaataaccaCCACGATTACCTATATTGATGATATTTCAATGAAACCAGTACGTCttctatttgttttaattattactagtcataattttttcttaagatttaaaatgtataatcataaaattattcatcatatattttttaacgttattttATCTAGGacttctataaataaaaattggtaacgatgtaatattttataaatatataaataatttaatttttgttgaatTATATTAATCAGGTATGTAAGTagattcaattaatttataggtattagataTCAACTGTATATTACGAATAGACAATGGTATAGTATTTAGCATTAGTCAGCAATTATCATTTAATTGTTAAACAGTCAATAGTTTCAATTAACCATCTGTTTGAAAAAGTAGGGTAGttaacatataaaaattaatgttaaaacaaAACACTTAACTTATTACatccatttttaatatattttatattaaatacgacaataattattaacacagAAGAGTATTTTAATAGTTGTTCAACAATTACGAGATAACAATATTACTTACTTAccattaaataataggtaagtaaACCATAATATGTTAGTTTGTGTCAAGATATTGTATTTCTTTCATAAAAcactcaaaaacaaaatgagGAGTAGGTATAATAGAGGGTTACTCAGATttcataagaatttaaaaacaagctttgatattatattattatgattatgataggTACTTGGTGTACATGCTACAATGctacaattaaatatacaggTATATACTTGTTTATTGTTGTGATAAAAGTCTCCATTggctaaaaatgtaaaagttgATAAGAACTTACCTatcgtttaaaatgtattgtagtttttttttcttaaacaacTATTCCATTCGAAATCAAACACAATACGTCGTTACTCGTTAATGAGGTGCCTACCTAGAATAAACGTCATGTTAACTTATCAGTGATGCCTATTGAAAAAACACGCTGAACCGGTGTTTGGGTAgctttttttatctatatataaatataaccatGGCACAGGCATAGGAgtgtttttcaattaaattggTTGTTCTTTATCCACCGGGaatttcgttattattaaaaataaattgtacgagTTGAtctgttgatttttaattaacatcGAATATCGATAGAAATAGGTACACATAGGGAATACAAGAGAACACACGCATTTTTAAACAAAGCGCTATAATggagaaataaatatatatttttatattttttaatgtgaacataaatacaatatttactcaATAAGAAAACGAGAATACTTTCAATTGGAAAACAACATGTACTGTAATAAGGCCAGTCTAAAAATCTTAATGGATAATTGACTAAAGGGTGCGCGTACTTATAAAGGGTTACTCCCTAGACGGTAAATCCTTTCTGTTTGATCAACTCCCTCTATACAACCATCAATTTAGGGATTATTTGAAATGGGTGTTTGATGGGGTCCATCACTGAAGTATAATTATGGTCTCATAAAtagaaattcatttttatcaatGATATTTAGACGTGATTTACGTATAGTAGTACCTAGGTAGTAGAGATCAcccgcacaaaaaaaaaacataaaactacAGTTCTAATAATAATTGCCATACAAATCATAAATGTTGTTAACTTACTGTTCAAGCGTGTGAGTTTTCTCTGATGATCGATCAACAAAAAGTCATTTGTAGGTCGAGCCGGCTGGTAAGTAGTGAGTGAGGTCTTGAGACACTACGGTGGACGAATTTCCTCTAGATTTAAATCGTCGACATCATGATAGGTGACGAGTACGACAACGGATCACTATTCAAGATAACCGGCATTTCGAcgacgataaaaaaattaattattacaattatgatataaaatccaCGAAAATCGGACGAGCCAGAAGTCGTTCGGgcactatatttataattactataaatacgAACGACGCGAgcctctataaaaaaaaaaaatatgtgccaATATTGTTTCTACTGTATAGACGCAACACTGCGGTGAGTGCAATGATTATTGCGCGGAGACAATAACTGATATACGATgtgaaaaaatcaaaacgtTTGTGCGAAATCCGCACGTGACCGACACACAAAAAGCGCACAAGTACGACTGAGGGACACTGCACGGACCGGTCTGTACGTCGCGTCGGCGGCGGCGATTATTGCAGGTTCATATTCTGCCGCCGCGGGCTCGGTTAACCTACCCCAACGAGTTGGCCCCCTCCGCCGCCGTCTACGGTCGCCGACGGTGCACGACGGCACGCGACGGTTCGCGACGCGATACACGCCCACCGAAAGCGCTCGCGTGTGCGTGTCGGTTTTTTTTCTCCTCTTccactttttctttttttactcTTTTACGTCCGTACGAAAGGATTGGACCGGGCCCCGTAATTGGGTGTGTTTTTACCGCCACCTCTCTGTCAATAGAAATACGCCACCGCAAACGCGGTATTACCATAacgcgtacctacctaatacctatgtatagtgtgtatataactgtatagtaatgacaattattaatagtgttatgttgtaggtatgttattattGGTGTTGTacggtttatttttaatttttactcgaAGCGCGCCCGAACGAAACCAGACGAATAGAATTCGTTTAAAAATAAGCGATTCGCCACCCTCATAATTCGTAGACGAACAACTATCATCGCGCCGTAAAACGTATATCGTTGTAATTTTACAGATAGACACAgccacacagacacacacagcCATACATAGGCCTACACACCGTAGGGAATTAAGtgcatctatattctataatatcaatgtattataatatggatggATGAGAATTGATATGATATCGCGAGAAGATGCACGCGACGGTGAAAGAAATCACATAAGTGTATAATGTAGACGCAAACGGTAAAATTGAAACGCAGAATACTGCGCGTTAAGTGGGTATATATATGCATCGATAATTATAGTGTGTTCCATAATAatcgacaatttttttttgttttggctGAACGCACCTTAAGCAAATGTCTGCAGGATGCCAGGATACATACTTATCCGTATACTGTTGCCATTGCTATGCTTCAGGCTTCGCTATTCTTGtccgaaataatatttataaaaataattaaaaaaatctattaacaattttatttatattacaaaaaataccaACACACTATTTACACATCATAGATAGGtaaacctttaaaatatattattttagaataatgaaCTATTCTTAATCATAACAGAATTAGTAGGTAAAACCTCATGTGCTGTCGTGCTGATAATTTacattacaaattattgtaattaaaaataatttatttttattttggaaattctaaaaattaccCAATGTCACaagtttaaacaattatttgataTCTTTGcagtcaaatttaaaaaacaaaaaatatatcttttattataatataatattacctatgatatttattactgaaaaattgtaaaattgtagtTGCAACTGCAtggtaattacattattttatataggtataccaacctgaaaattaaaaaatagactTCAATTGGGTTTTTGTGAAGGTCTGATCAAAAtagttagaaatttaaatttaaataccttatataaaacaatatatttataccgTATTATCTTAtttcgtacataataatattttaaatttgagttaCAAAACTTTTTTATGCAATACAGAGATTATAACTATCAATGGTTAAAAACAAGTTGAGCAATGGGAATTTccgaattataaatattaatcgtaCCTATGGGCTATTAATTATAGtttctaaataacataataaaatctgttaaaaAAATGCCATGGTAGGGATACTAATAGTACAATAGAACAATGGATgtttgttgttacttgttagtagGAATGTAAGATGTTACTCTAAATGTAATATGTTGTAACAACTGCGGGCAATTGCAATTTttgaaagtaatttatttttgt
The Metopolophium dirhodum isolate CAU chromosome 7, ASM1992520v1, whole genome shotgun sequence DNA segment above includes these coding regions:
- the LOC132949030 gene encoding protein hunchback, translated to MFLENEHQPIISHSPYDLARPLEHHHHHHLSHHAASNHLQSGTDHLQEDSEGRSTASSPTSSYRDLSGCEDFDLKIPKPSGHGSGTGGNNNNNNHNNNNNKEQKPKKHKCKHCGLECTEKVQYWKHIRTHIKPEQLLECPNCEFATDLKHHYEYHLLNHTGAKPFTCPDCDYKCVSKSMLQSHLKSHSNVFQFQCYDCGYASKYMHSLKQHLKKRDHRPATPLNPDGTPNPDIVIDVVGNRRGPRQNKKQNRHNPYQQQHQQPQLQQSMTVCSSQDDGGSSSGGHPSPYSMQQLLQMPASGCAQVTYPTSAESFMYSMITKRSIEMVDYQAAEYMAIKNNNNNNNSSSVDDKMEVQLHHQQPLQHHHHNNHHHKRGQQYHSDDVLKELAGRSGSGGELTPEPQVPVLAVADLSPPTVVLAIETGPLNLSRDSVAPRAAGSSRRKGIACKLERPATESQPKSVPVPVVVVPVSPAVPMDCSSESRGMVEETLIPVKEEYQPYHHYHQQQQQTSSSSSTPEKEDKEDETHVCHHCDIIFKENIMYSMHMGFHSFRDPFACNLCGEITADKFSFFAHIARVPHS